Sequence from the Streptomyces sp. NBC_00358 genome:
TCGGCCACGGCGACCTGGAATCCCTCGGGGTCCTTGCGGAGCGTGAACCCGTCGGCGACGCCGGGATCGGCGGTCGTGTGCGAGGAGGTCGAACTGGACTTCCCCGAGGGGCTCTTGCCGGGGTCCGGCGAGGTCTGGTCGGGGCGGGTCCCACTGCTCGCCGTCGCGTCGCCGCCGGGTGCGGGCCCGGCCTGCCCGGCGGCCCCGGTCCGCCCGTCGCCCGAACCGTTCCGGTCCGACTTGGGCATGAACACCACGGCGTACGCGACCGCCGCGGCCAGCAGGAGCAGGACCAGCAGCAGAAGGTTCCGGCCCAGCCGGCGAGGTCCCGCCGAACCCTCCCGCCTGGCCCGCTTGTGGCGGGCGTGCGGGCTGGTGGCGGGCAGCCCTGCGCGACGCCTGCGGACGAGTTCGCCCCGGCGCCGTACGATCGGCAGCCGGCTCGGGTCGACGGGCGGCGCGGGCACGACGTGTGTGCCGGCCTCGGGCTCCGGCGCGGACCGCACCAGGGACCGCAGCCAGCCGCGCAGTTCCTCGAAGTCGAGCCGCTCGGTGGGGTCCTGGCGCAGCAACGACTCGACGACGGGACGCAGCGGTCCGCACTCCTCGGCGAACGCGGGCGGCTCCGCGCACACGAGCTGCACCAGCTCGGCGGTGTTCTCCTCGGGGTACGGCGCGTGTCCCTGTACGGCGCGGAAGAGCAGCGCGCCGAGCGCCCACAGGTCGGTCGCCGGCCCGATCGGGGCGGCGAGCTGCCAGTTCTCGTGCACCGGCCCGGCCTGCTCGGGAGCCCAGCGCTCGGTGACCGGCCCGACCACGGCCATCCGTGCCTGCCGGGCCCGCTCCGCCGCGAGCGCGGTGGCCGGGCCTCGGCGCGGTGGCGCCCCGACCACCAGCTCGCCCCAACCGCCGCCATGGCGCTCGGGGTTGTGCTGGGCGGGGACGGGGCTCTGCGGGGCACCGGGGACCCGGGTGTGACCGGGGGCCGGGGAGGTACCGGGCGCACGGGTGTGGCCGGAATCCGGGAAACCGCCCGGACGTGCGGGTACTGGGGTGTGGCCGGACGCCTGGAAGCCGCCCGGGAACCGGCCGTTGTCCGCGACCCGGTCGCCGTCGAGGGGCCGTCCGGGCGCAGGTACACCGGGCCGCCCGCCGTACCCCGCGACGAAGGCCCCCTGTCCGGGCGCGAGCGCGGAATCGTCATGGCCCGGGGCCTGGGGGACGGGCCTGCCGCCCGCTCCCGATCCGGCTCCAGCGGGGAGTGTGGGGCGGCCTTGGCCGTTGTCGCCGCCACCGGGTCCGGCGGGGCGCGGCTGAGTCCCGTGCCCGCCGGCGCCGCCGACTCCGTACGGGTCGGCTATCTGGCCAGGGGGCGCGGTGTGCGGACGCTGCTGCTGCCCGCCCTGGCCGGGCAGGTGCGGCGGGGCGTAGGCCTGGGCCTGGTGCGGGGAGTACGGGGAATGCGGGGAAGTGCCGTGACGGCCGTCCTGACCGGTCTGCTCGTGCTGCTCGCCGGGTGCCGAGGACCGGGGCGCCGGGAGGGCGAACGGGTCGCCCCGCTGTTCCCCCTGCACCCGAGCGGCGGCACGCGCTCCGGCGCGGTACGCCGCGATGGCTCCTGCGCGCGCGGCGCGGACGTCGTCCCCGGCGTCCTCCGCCTCCCCGCCCGTCTCC
This genomic interval carries:
- a CDS encoding protein kinase; this encodes MDDYAGRVLADRYRLPLPPSDEYELAESRAFDTYSGQEVLVRQVPLPEVVEAEVLDADGLPDGFVARDGGVRRASARTTRRPTEPAVRRAIEAAQAAAQIPDHPRLDQVFDVFAEGGSLWIVSELVPARPLAALLAEKPLSPYRAAEVAADVLAALRVLHAHGWVHRNITARTVLVCDDGRVLLTGLAAGAAEEALCGYDPVPAPEDLASEPGAGSRSAPGSGLRAGQPGDGGQAGTVPAALRGAAGGPVAAGGRGPAGGIGFGGGAAHGVAVAATSGADAEAARRAAIEARAEQGTPVPGAPPAGREPRALEAGGPGGPGGPAAAAGQGGGPETGGEAEDAGDDVRAARAGAIAAYRAGARAAARVQGEQRGDPFALPAPRSSAPGEQHEQTGQDGRHGTSPHSPYSPHQAQAYAPPHLPGQGGQQQRPHTAPPGQIADPYGVGGAGGHGTQPRPAGPGGGDNGQGRPTLPAGAGSGAGGRPVPQAPGHDDSALAPGQGAFVAGYGGRPGVPAPGRPLDGDRVADNGRFPGGFQASGHTPVPARPGGFPDSGHTRAPGTSPAPGHTRVPGAPQSPVPAQHNPERHGGGWGELVVGAPPRRGPATALAAERARQARMAVVGPVTERWAPEQAGPVHENWQLAAPIGPATDLWALGALLFRAVQGHAPYPEENTAELVQLVCAEPPAFAEECGPLRPVVESLLRQDPTERLDFEELRGWLRSLVRSAPEPEAGTHVVPAPPVDPSRLPIVRRRGELVRRRRAGLPATSPHARHKRARREGSAGPRRLGRNLLLLVLLLLAAAVAYAVVFMPKSDRNGSGDGRTGAAGQAGPAPGGDATASSGTRPDQTSPDPGKSPSGKSSSTSSHTTADPGVADGFTLRKDPEGFQVAVADGWNRSPKNGRGQIVYSQGDFELIVVPGRDGTATYGGDPMTYQRESEKELQPFRDSTWATSSGMRRIDVGGKVMAEGQFTWQDSAGRSLYVRNLAILVGGHYHVVQVRGPDAERDEVTRLYEQASSTYQVTG